From a single Wolbachia endosymbiont of Oedothorax gibbosus genomic region:
- the virB11 gene encoding P-type DNA transfer ATPase VirB11, which translates to MNYAALDTYLEPLQGIFQEEGVNEISINKPKEVWIENRGEIRCEKLEVFDLNHLKSLGRLIAQATEQKLSEEAPLLSATLPNGYRIQIVFPPACEPDKVVMSIRKPSSMQLALDDYEKMGAFSETVTEAADNPVDRHLDLLLKQKKIKEFLEYAVISKKNIIISGGTSTGKTTFTNATLRAIPAEERIITVEDAREIVLSEHPNKVHLIASKGGQGRAKVTTQDLIEACLRLRPDRIIVGELRGAEAFSFLRAINTGHPGSISTLHADSPTMALEQIKLMVMQANLGIPPDQIIPYIRNVIDIVIQLKRTGGGKRSISEILFTRSASENA; encoded by the coding sequence ATGAACTATGCTGCGCTTGATACATATTTGGAGCCATTACAAGGCATATTTCAAGAAGAAGGCGTAAATGAAATATCAATAAATAAGCCAAAGGAAGTATGGATTGAAAATCGCGGTGAAATAAGGTGTGAAAAATTAGAAGTATTCGATCTTAACCATTTGAAATCTCTTGGCAGACTGATTGCTCAAGCTACAGAACAAAAACTTAGCGAAGAAGCACCGTTACTTTCGGCAACATTACCAAATGGTTATCGTATACAGATAGTATTTCCACCAGCATGTGAACCTGATAAAGTAGTCATGTCGATTCGTAAGCCTTCTAGCATGCAATTAGCACTCGATGATTACGAAAAAATGGGAGCTTTTTCTGAAACTGTTACAGAAGCGGCTGATAATCCAGTGGACCGTCATTTGGATTTACTGTTAAAACAAAAAAAAATAAAAGAGTTTTTAGAATACGCTGTAATAAGTAAGAAAAATATTATAATTAGCGGTGGAACTTCCACTGGTAAGACTACTTTTACTAATGCTACTTTGCGTGCTATTCCAGCTGAGGAAAGAATTATTACTGTTGAGGATGCAAGGGAAATCGTTTTGAGCGAACATCCCAATAAAGTCCATCTAATTGCCTCTAAAGGAGGGCAAGGCAGAGCAAAAGTGACCACTCAAGATTTGATAGAAGCGTGCTTACGTTTAAGACCAGATAGAATAATAGTTGGTGAACTTCGCGGGGCGGAAGCTTTTAGTTTTCTTAGGGCGATAAATACTGGTCACCCTGGATCAATATCAACCCTTCATGCGGATAGTCCAACAATGGCCCTTGAGCAAATAAAATTGATGGTTATGCAGGCAAATCTTGGCATTCCTCCAGACCAAATTATACCATACATTAGAAATGTGATTGATATTGTTATTCAGCTAAAAAGAACCGGTGGGGGAAAAAGAAGCATTTCTGAGATATTATTTACTAGATCTGCAAGCGAAAATGCTTAA
- a CDS encoding recombinase family protein, giving the protein MLNKAARGDLALSLPVGLVRNIDGSVHKDPNLEVQHLIKLVFETFLEKRTAAKVLRHFNNNQLTISRYDNFKELQWKKPTVAAITSILKNPAYGGAFVYGRSRTTHHKLSSVDKTTKKLPMEEWKVLIKDKYSAYIDWETFTKIQMMLKDNHAEYDRNKTRGIARPGITWNNLLWRMWTQNGSTV; this is encoded by the coding sequence ATGCTGAACAAAGCGGCACGAGGTGATTTAGCATTATCCCTTCCAGTTGGTCTTGTTCGTAATATCGATGGTTCTGTGCATAAGGATCCTAACCTTGAAGTTCAACATCTTATTAAGCTTGTTTTTGAAACTTTTTTAGAAAAACGAACAGCAGCAAAAGTTCTAAGACATTTTAACAATAACCAACTTACCATTTCTAGGTATGACAATTTTAAAGAACTGCAGTGGAAAAAACCGACGGTTGCGGCAATTACCTCAATACTCAAAAATCCAGCTTATGGTGGAGCATTTGTTTATGGTCGTTCTCGTACTACGCATCACAAACTATCTTCTGTCGACAAAACAACAAAAAAATTACCAATGGAAGAATGGAAAGTTCTGATCAAAGATAAATACTCAGCTTATATAGATTGGGAAACTTTTACAAAGATTCAGATGATGCTTAAAGATAATCATGCAGAGTACGATCGCAATAAAACACGTGGGATAGCTAGACCAGGTATTACATGGAATAATCTATTGTGGAGAATGTGGACACAAAATGGTAGTACAGTATAA
- the prmC gene encoding peptide chain release factor N(5)-glutamine methyltransferase — MKTISTLIQEGSKLLLSHKVESPHLDCEIIMQHVLGVERSFIIMNHADQVPMEKELLFWKLTKKRAERYPISQIIGNREFWSKNFIVNQHVLDPRPDSETLISTVLKYYPNKKQRLKIADFGTGTGCLLISVLSEYEYAVGIGFEKSLKAYRVAHQNIKNHNLLSRAKIFPNSWTECRGSFDLIISNPPYIKRSKLKDLQAEVQKEPRIALDGGIDGLSCYLSIFPILEKCLKKNGFAILEIGEDQNDIDKIIPSYELAFQEYVHDLAGMKRCIVVKRT; from the coding sequence ATGAAAACAATCAGCACTTTAATTCAAGAAGGATCGAAGCTACTATTGTCACACAAAGTTGAATCACCACATTTGGATTGTGAAATCATCATGCAGCACGTACTTGGAGTGGAAAGATCATTTATAATTATGAACCATGCTGATCAAGTGCCGATGGAGAAAGAACTTTTATTTTGGAAATTAACAAAAAAAAGAGCGGAAAGATATCCAATATCGCAAATAATAGGTAATCGTGAATTCTGGAGTAAAAATTTTATAGTTAACCAGCATGTTTTGGATCCAAGACCAGATAGTGAAACATTAATCTCAACAGTGTTAAAATATTACCCAAATAAAAAGCAGAGACTAAAAATTGCAGATTTTGGTACAGGTACAGGTTGTTTATTGATATCCGTACTTAGTGAGTATGAATATGCCGTTGGTATCGGTTTTGAAAAGAGTTTAAAAGCATATAGAGTTGCCCACCAGAATATAAAAAACCATAACCTACTCAGCAGAGCTAAAATATTTCCAAATTCATGGACAGAATGCAGAGGCTCATTTGATCTGATAATTAGCAATCCTCCATATATTAAAAGAAGCAAATTGAAAGACTTACAAGCCGAAGTGCAAAAGGAACCAAGAATTGCCCTTGATGGTGGCATTGATGGTTTGAGCTGTTATTTGAGTATTTTTCCAATATTGGAAAAGTGCCTTAAAAAAAATGGGTTTGCAATACTGGAGATAGGTGAAGATCAAAATGATATTGACAAAATAATACCCTCGTATGAACTAGCTTTTCAGGAGTACGTACATGATTTAGCAGGAATGAAGAGATGCATCGTTGTGAAAAGAACATAG
- a CDS encoding Rpn family recombination-promoting nuclease/putative transposase, producing MALSKFLDPKNNFAFKRIFGTEKNKDILIHFLNDILDLTGEAEIKDVEFQNPIQNPKIAAKKESIVDVLCRDSKGVQTIIEMQVARTTGFEKRAQYYAAKAYSDQADIGDQYEDLKEIIFIAITDFVLFSDEADYISDHIILNKFTHKHKLKDLRFIFIELPKFPKTKEDQLENIVEKWCYFFRYANKTSEEDLKKIVGSDEIIGRAYNELNQYSWTREERAIYDQAKKREDDNVSCLKQKLHEGIEKGREEGIQIGHEKGRKEREFEVAKNLLKAGVSIDIIAQTTGLTVNEVKDLI from the coding sequence ATGGCTTTATCTAAGTTTCTCGATCCAAAAAACAATTTTGCGTTCAAGCGTATCTTTGGCACTGAGAAAAACAAAGACATTCTTATTCACTTTCTCAATGATATTTTAGATCTCACTGGTGAAGCTGAAATAAAAGATGTTGAGTTCCAAAATCCCATTCAAAACCCTAAAATTGCCGCTAAAAAGGAAAGTATTGTCGATGTGTTGTGTAGAGATTCTAAGGGTGTTCAAACAATTATTGAGATGCAAGTCGCCAGAACTACTGGTTTCGAAAAACGCGCTCAATACTATGCTGCTAAAGCTTATTCAGATCAAGCTGACATAGGTGACCAATATGAAGATCTTAAAGAAATTATCTTTATTGCTATCACTGACTTTGTTCTATTCTCTGATGAAGCAGACTACATATCTGACCATATTATCCTTAATAAATTTACTCACAAACATAAACTAAAGGATCTTAGGTTCATTTTCATAGAGCTACCGAAATTTCCAAAAACAAAAGAGGATCAATTAGAAAATATAGTCGAAAAATGGTGTTATTTTTTTCGGTACGCAAATAAGACTAGTGAAGAGGATCTAAAGAAAATAGTAGGGAGTGATGAGATTATTGGCAGGGCTTATAATGAGTTGAACCAATATAGTTGGACTAGGGAAGAACGGGCTATATATGATCAAGCTAAGAAACGTGAGGATGATAATGTATCTTGCCTTAAACAAAAACTTCATGAAGGTATAGAAAAAGGCAGAGAAGAAGGCATCCAAATCGGACATGAAAAAGGCAGAAAAGAAAGGGAATTTGAAGTTGCAAAGAACCTACTTAAAGCAGGAGTTTCTATTGATATTATAGCTCAAACTACTGGTCTTACAGTTAACGAAGTCAAAGACTTAATCTGA
- a CDS encoding type IV secretory system conjugative DNA transfer family protein gives MSNGNHLRNILIGGVVAFSVLEFCFYLSGILFFLLVDGPDGVDFKAINPSLTPFPQALWPTIFDHIQYCWHHPELYSLELKFKLILSSTMPIVILMIILWNLRERIIEWRPFKKKESLHGDSQWASEKDIRKAGLRSKKGLLLGKDKRGYFISDGFQHALLFAPTGSGKGVGFVIPNLLFWTDSVIVHDIKLENYEITSGWRERQGQKVYVWNPAQPDGISHCYNPLQWISEKPGQMVDDVQKIANLIMPEQDFWQNEARSLFVGVVLYLLAAPEKVKSFGEVVRTMRSDDVVYNLAVALDTMGKILHPVAYMNIAAFLQKADKERSGVVSTMNSSLELWANPLIDTATASSDFNILDFKKKKITVYVGLTPDNLTRLRPLMQVFYQQATEFLCRKLPSDDEPYGVLFLMDEFPTLGKMEQFQTGIAYFRGYRVRLFLIVQDTEQLKGIYEEAGMNSFLSNSTYRITFAANNIETANLISQLIGNKTVQQESLNKPKFLDLNPASRSLHISEIQRALLLPQEVIMLPRDDQIILIESTYPIKSKKILYYSDSTFTKRLLKQTRVPTQEPYDPNKVLSAAASKDKVNNEGNNALEGPNSVDYPAETKTEDAVYDESDEFADEDIDDEDIDDKFEEDDDGFNDERSDDGFDDEEEEDEFDDEDEEDEFEDEDKLKNDQK, from the coding sequence ATGAGTAATGGAAATCACCTACGTAATATTCTCATAGGAGGTGTAGTAGCTTTTAGCGTACTTGAGTTTTGCTTCTATCTATCTGGTATATTGTTCTTTCTATTAGTTGACGGTCCAGATGGTGTGGATTTTAAAGCAATTAATCCTAGTTTGACACCTTTCCCTCAAGCTCTTTGGCCAACGATTTTTGATCATATACAATATTGTTGGCACCACCCAGAGTTATATAGCCTTGAGCTCAAATTTAAATTAATTCTATCTTCTACAATGCCTATTGTTATTTTAATGATTATCTTATGGAATTTAAGAGAAAGGATAATTGAGTGGCGACCATTTAAAAAGAAAGAATCACTTCATGGAGACTCGCAGTGGGCATCAGAGAAAGACATACGAAAAGCAGGATTAAGAAGCAAAAAGGGATTATTGCTTGGTAAAGATAAAAGAGGATACTTCATTTCTGATGGGTTTCAGCATGCATTGTTATTTGCACCTACAGGTTCTGGTAAGGGTGTTGGCTTTGTAATTCCTAATTTATTATTTTGGACTGACTCGGTAATTGTACACGACATAAAATTAGAAAACTATGAAATAACAAGTGGTTGGCGAGAACGACAAGGACAAAAAGTATACGTATGGAATCCAGCACAGCCAGATGGAATAAGTCACTGTTACAATCCATTACAATGGATTAGTGAAAAACCTGGGCAGATGGTTGACGATGTGCAGAAAATAGCTAACCTAATCATGCCTGAACAAGACTTTTGGCAGAATGAAGCAAGAAGCTTATTTGTTGGAGTGGTATTATACTTACTTGCTGCACCAGAGAAAGTTAAATCTTTTGGTGAAGTTGTGCGTACGATGCGTAGTGATGACGTGGTTTATAATCTTGCTGTTGCTCTTGATACAATGGGTAAAATACTACACCCTGTAGCATATATGAATATTGCAGCTTTTTTACAAAAAGCTGATAAAGAAAGGTCAGGTGTTGTATCAACCATGAACTCATCACTTGAATTGTGGGCAAACCCATTGATTGATACTGCAACTGCGTCAAGTGATTTTAATATTCTAGATTTTAAAAAGAAGAAAATTACAGTTTATGTTGGTTTAACTCCTGACAACTTGACTAGGCTCAGGCCTTTAATGCAGGTTTTTTACCAACAGGCAACTGAGTTTTTATGTAGAAAATTGCCATCGGATGACGAGCCTTATGGCGTATTGTTTTTAATGGATGAGTTTCCTACACTTGGAAAAATGGAGCAATTTCAAACAGGTATTGCATATTTTCGTGGTTATCGAGTTAGGTTATTCTTAATTGTTCAAGATACTGAGCAGCTCAAAGGAATATACGAAGAAGCGGGGATGAACTCCTTTTTGTCAAACTCGACTTACAGAATAACTTTTGCAGCCAATAATATTGAAACAGCTAATTTAATATCGCAACTTATAGGAAACAAAACTGTACAACAAGAATCGTTGAATAAGCCTAAATTTTTAGATTTAAATCCTGCTTCAAGGTCATTACATATCTCTGAAATACAGAGAGCATTGCTATTGCCTCAAGAAGTTATTATGTTGCCACGCGACGATCAGATAATTTTAATAGAGTCGACTTACCCAATTAAATCAAAGAAAATTTTGTACTATAGTGATAGCACCTTCACAAAAAGACTGCTCAAGCAAACTCGTGTGCCTACACAAGAACCATATGACCCAAACAAAGTTCTTTCTGCCGCTGCGAGCAAAGATAAGGTTAATAATGAGGGGAATAATGCTCTTGAGGGGCCTAATTCAGTTGATTATCCTGCTGAAACTAAAACAGAAGATGCAGTATATGATGAATCAGATGAATTTGCAGACGAAGATATTGATGATGAAGATATCGACGATAAGTTTGAAGAAGATGATGATGGGTTTAATGACGAGAGGAGCGATGATGGGTTTGATGACGAAGAAGAGGAGGATGAATTTGATGACGAAGACGAGGAGGATGAATTTGAAGATGAGGATAAATTAAAAAATGATCAAAAATAA
- a CDS encoding recombinase family protein, producing the protein MSTSELITAQHLAREAIIYIRQSTPHQALSNQESLELQYALKQRAIDLGWKADNIVVIDSDLGLTGASAEKREGFKEIVTKVTLAKVGIILSYDVTRLSRNCSDWYPLLDICGYKQCLIADRDGIYDPGTINGRLLLGLKGQLAEMELFTIRARLNAEQSGTR; encoded by the coding sequence ATGAGCACATCAGAGTTGATCACAGCACAACACTTAGCACGCGAAGCAATAATTTACATCAGACAATCAACACCTCACCAAGCATTGAGCAATCAAGAGAGTCTGGAGCTGCAGTATGCACTGAAACAAAGAGCAATTGACCTTGGCTGGAAAGCTGATAATATTGTAGTCATTGATAGTGACCTTGGTTTGACTGGTGCTAGTGCCGAAAAGCGTGAAGGATTTAAGGAAATTGTCACTAAAGTTACCTTAGCAAAGGTAGGGATTATTCTTTCTTATGATGTAACACGCTTGTCGCGTAATTGTTCAGACTGGTATCCATTACTAGATATATGTGGCTATAAACAGTGTTTAATAGCTGATCGGGATGGTATTTATGATCCTGGTACTATTAATGGTCGGTTGTTACTTGGTCTGAAAGGACAACTTGCTGAAATGGAATTATTTACTATAAGAGCTCGACTAAATGCTGAACAAAGCGGCACGAGGTGA
- a CDS encoding P44/Msp2 family outer membrane protein — MISKKTLAVTALALLLSQQSFASETEGFYFGSGYYGQFFNSMSELKTSTTGIKNLSINDRSAQNTEGQSLSKYKGDYNPPFAANVTFGYTGELGNNSYRAELEGMYSSVKVDNIGLTSNQMIVSYTKEKVKKNAGNTDTEYLYLAIVNHDQIENISVMANVYHHWKGDRFSFSPYIGIGVGGTRMTMFGKALIRPAGQLKAGLDYRINEDVNMHIGYRGFAVGGVIDSNFTLEAEAFREVVDDDASRTRQYNKLVDNNKPIEAAKTDKINIGNRLFHTHGIEAGLTFHFASKA, encoded by the coding sequence ATGATTAGTAAAAAAACATTAGCGGTTACAGCGCTTGCTTTGCTGTTGTCACAACAATCTTTTGCAAGTGAAACAGAAGGGTTTTACTTTGGCAGTGGGTATTATGGTCAATTTTTTAATAGTATGAGTGAACTAAAAACAAGCACTACAGGTATCAAAAATTTGTCTATAAATGACAGGAGTGCTCAGAATACAGAAGGTCAATCACTAAGTAAGTATAAAGGAGATTATAATCCACCTTTTGCTGCAAATGTAACATTTGGTTACACAGGAGAATTGGGTAACAACAGCTATAGGGCTGAATTGGAAGGGATGTATTCTTCTGTAAAAGTGGATAATATTGGTTTAACAAGCAATCAAATGATTGTATCGTACACAAAGGAAAAAGTTAAGAAGAACGCAGGCAACACTGATACAGAATATTTGTATCTTGCTATAGTCAATCACGACCAAATTGAGAACATATCTGTGATGGCAAATGTTTATCATCATTGGAAGGGTGACCGTTTCTCTTTTTCTCCTTACATTGGTATTGGAGTCGGTGGAACAAGAATGACGATGTTTGGAAAAGCATTAATAAGACCTGCAGGTCAATTAAAAGCTGGCCTTGATTATCGCATAAATGAAGATGTAAATATGCATATCGGATATAGGGGTTTTGCTGTTGGTGGTGTTATTGATAGCAATTTTACGCTTGAAGCAGAAGCGTTCAGGGAAGTGGTAGACGATGATGCCAGCAGAACAAGGCAGTATAATAAACTCGTTGACAATAATAAACCGATAGAGGCTGCGAAAACAGATAAAATAAATATAGGTAATCGACTATTTCACACACACGGCATAGAAGCTGGCCTTACTTTCCACTTTGCCAGCAAAGCTTAA
- a CDS encoding pyrimidine dimer DNA glycosylase/endonuclease V, with protein sequence MNIFVLDENPAIAAQMLCDKHIVKMPLETAQLLSSVFSIALKAPNPLVSITDQNIEVPYKLTHKNHPCSLWARHSKGNFNWLIKHGKELCIEYSLRYKRTHKSEEVIDWCDSNKDLLIFRSTDMQAFIQALPDQYKCSSPIKAYRKYYLQEKMRFAKWENGREAPDWISG encoded by the coding sequence ATGAACATCTTTGTACTAGATGAAAACCCAGCAATTGCAGCACAAATGTTGTGCGATAAGCACATAGTAAAAATGCCATTAGAAACTGCTCAATTACTTAGTAGTGTTTTTTCAATAGCACTAAAAGCGCCAAATCCTTTAGTCAGCATCACAGACCAGAATATAGAAGTTCCATATAAACTTACTCACAAAAACCACCCTTGTTCTCTATGGGCTAGACACTCAAAAGGAAACTTTAATTGGTTGATAAAGCATGGAAAAGAATTGTGCATAGAGTATAGCTTACGATACAAAAGAACGCATAAATCCGAAGAAGTGATAGATTGGTGTGATAGTAATAAGGATTTACTCATTTTTCGATCAACTGATATGCAAGCTTTTATACAAGCACTGCCGGATCAGTATAAGTGTAGCAGTCCTATAAAAGCCTATAGAAAGTATTATCTACAGGAAAAGATGAGATTCGCTAAGTGGGAAAATGGCAGAGAAGCACCAGATTGGATAAGTGGCTAA
- a CDS encoding IS256 family transposase: MNQRIANKTTGLVDYKELETNILSSIREGRPLTGRDGVLTPLIKKLLEASLEGEIENHLLAESEENNRRNGRNGKTLRTSAGSFELLTPRDREGSFEPQIVKKRQTNLHPELETKILSTFASGMSYRDIASHVEEIYDHKISAAEISSITDKLLPVINEWRSRPLQSVYPIVFMDGMFFKVKEDGHCVSKCMYNILGVDQNGRKEVLGFYLAESEGANFWLGVLNDLKERGVEDILIACVDGLKSFPAAINSVFPKAEVQLCIVHQIRNSLKYVSSKDVKVFMNDLKKIYRASSKEIAENYLLELEEKWGEKYPLVIKSWQNNWENLSGYFKYSGPVRKLIYTTNPIEGLHRQIRKFTKTKGSFTSTNALYKQVYCAIKKAEQNWIMAIPNWALTISQLDIFFPGRLKIELN, from the coding sequence ATGAATCAAAGAATAGCAAATAAAACTACTGGATTGGTAGATTATAAAGAATTAGAAACAAATATCCTGTCGTCTATACGAGAAGGAAGGCCGCTGACGGGAAGGGACGGAGTATTAACACCATTGATAAAAAAGCTGCTGGAGGCAAGTTTGGAAGGTGAAATAGAAAATCACTTGTTGGCTGAAAGCGAAGAAAATAATCGAAGAAATGGGAGAAATGGAAAGACTTTAAGGACAAGTGCCGGTTCATTTGAACTTTTGACGCCAAGGGATAGAGAAGGAAGTTTTGAGCCGCAAATAGTCAAAAAAAGGCAAACAAACTTACATCCAGAGCTTGAAACGAAGATCTTGAGCACATTTGCCAGTGGTATGAGTTATAGAGATATAGCGTCACACGTTGAGGAAATTTATGATCACAAAATATCGGCGGCAGAGATATCAAGTATTACCGACAAATTGCTACCGGTAATCAACGAATGGCGTAGTCGCCCATTGCAGTCTGTGTACCCAATAGTGTTCATGGATGGCATGTTTTTCAAAGTTAAGGAGGACGGGCATTGCGTAAGTAAATGCATGTATAATATATTAGGCGTAGATCAAAATGGCAGAAAAGAGGTACTAGGCTTTTATTTAGCCGAAAGTGAGGGAGCCAACTTCTGGTTAGGGGTATTAAATGACCTAAAAGAGAGAGGAGTAGAGGATATTCTGATTGCCTGCGTCGATGGTCTAAAAAGTTTTCCTGCAGCAATAAATAGTGTGTTTCCTAAAGCAGAAGTACAGCTATGTATAGTGCATCAGATAAGGAATTCATTGAAATATGTATCCAGCAAAGATGTGAAAGTTTTCATGAACGATTTGAAGAAAATATATCGTGCTTCAAGTAAAGAAATCGCTGAGAATTATTTGCTTGAGCTGGAAGAAAAATGGGGTGAAAAATATCCTTTGGTTATAAAATCGTGGCAAAATAATTGGGAAAATTTATCTGGTTATTTTAAGTATTCTGGGCCAGTTAGAAAGCTGATTTATACCACCAATCCTATTGAGGGGTTGCATAGACAGATTAGAAAATTCACTAAAACTAAGGGCTCATTTACTAGTACAAATGCCTTGTACAAACAGGTATATTGTGCTATAAAAAAGGCAGAGCAAAATTGGATTATGGCTATACCTAATTGGGCTTTAACTATATCTCAACTTGATATTTTCTTTCCTGGTAGATTGAAAATTGAGTTGAATTAA
- a CDS encoding IS630 family transposase (programmed frameshift), which produces MPAAYSYDLRKKAMEALDEGESRETVAARFKIGRTTLWEWQQRRKETGDFQSKKLGNGGYNHKITDWDAFAKFARENGGKTLLEMAKLWSNVSIQTIHRALKKIGFTRKKKTYGYKERSEEKRAKFLKIIATKEPKNLVYIDESGIDNTEDYPYGYCQKGQRFYALKSGKKTQRISMIAALSERKIVAPLTFEGHCNMDIFNGWFEQFLIPTLEPGQTVILDNATFHKSDKIIKLAKGIGAEILYLPPYSPDFNKIEHHWFAIKNRVRKNIPLFKSFRHAVDSAFL; this is translated from the exons ATGCCAGCAGCATATAGTTATGACTTAAGGAAAAAAGCAATGGAAGCTCTAGACGAGGGAGAAAGCAGAGAAACAGTGGCAGCAAGATTTAAAATTGGACGAACTACTTTGTGGGAGTGGCAGCAAAGAAGAAAAGAAACAGGTGACTTTCAATCAAAAAAACTTGGAAATGGAGGTTACAATCACAAAATTACCGACTGGGATGCCTTTGCTAAATTTGCCAGAGAAAACGGAGGAAAGACTCTATTGGAAATGGCTAAACTTTGGAGCAACGTTAGTATCCAAACTATCCACCGAGCCCTGAAAAAAATTGGATTTACACGCA AAAAAAAGACCTATGGGTACAAGGAAAGAAGCGAAGAAAAACGTGCTAAATTCTTGAAAATTATAGCAACAAAAGAACCTAAAAACTTAGTGTATATAGATGAGTCTGGCATTGACAACACTGAAGACTACCCCTATGGATATTGTCAGAAGGGACAGCGGTTTTATGCCCTAAAATCTGGGAAGAAAACTCAACGAATCAGTATGATTGCAGCTTTAAGTGAAAGAAAAATAGTTGCTCCATTAACCTTTGAAGGCCACTGTAATATGGATATTTTTAATGGATGGTTTGAGCAATTTTTGATACCGACCTTGGAACCTGGACAAACTGTCATTCTTGACAATGCTACTTTTCATAAGTCTGATAAGATCATTAAGCTTGCTAAAGGGATTGGTGCAGAAATTTTGTATCTGCCACCGTATTCTCCAGATTTTAACAAAATTGAACATCATTGGTTTGCTATAAAAAACAGAGTCAGGAAAAACATTCCTCTATTCAAGTCTTTTCGTCATGCTGTTGATTCTGCCTTTCTATGA